The sequence below is a genomic window from Desulfobaccales bacterium.
ATAGGTTCGGTTTGATTTTTCATTGTGACTTCCTTTGGGACAAAGACCTGAATAGCCGAGGGCGGCTATTCCACATTTTTTTAGAAATAGCGAGCTATTGAGGTAACAAGGCCCGTCAAAACCCGATGATGAATACTGCCGGATTTATTACCATAGCCTGACAGCCGGTGCCACCAGAATTAGGGAACAAACCCGATATTTTATGACCTGGAATTACTGGGCGGATGCGAAGATTATGGCCCTTAAGCCCTTCTTTTTGGATTTTGAACAGAAAAAACCCGTATGCCATAAAAAAAACCCCCAAAGCAACCTTTGGGGGTTAAAAAATCTGTTAAAGGCGCACCTCCCCTCTCGGGAAGGCGACCACCACCGGATCAGACCGGCAGGTTACTGCTGTTCCGGACTTACCGGCAAGGCAGGAAGCACCGGCGCCGACTTCTCATATTTCATTCCGAAGGCCCGGGTCTCGAAGGCCTTGGGATTGAAGGCCCGGGTCAGTTCCACCTCTTCCGGGGTCAAGATGCGAACGATGCCGAATTGATCCACGATGGCAAACCGCTCACCCTTGGCCAAGCAAGAGGCCACCGTCTCTTCCCCCTTGAGTTCCTTTTTGGAGACGCACAGCAACTTGGCGCCGCCTTTGGCTTGCCCCAGGGCGATGGACGAGACGAAAAATACCATGGCCAGCGCCACCACCAACCCTACTACCAGTTTTGAACGCATGCTCCTTCCTCCTTTTTAAAGGTTTTACCCGGCTTTCCCCCCCCAGCGGAGTAATCAGAAAAAGCCGCCAAAACTCCTTTCTGCGGC
It includes:
- a CDS encoding succinylglutamate desuccinylase; this translates as MRSKLVVGLVVALAMVFFVSSIALGQAKGGAKLLCVSKKELKGEETVASCLAKGERFAIVDQFGIVRILTPEEVELTRAFNPKAFETRAFGMKYEKSAPVLPALPVSPEQQ